Proteins from a genomic interval of Candidatus Nanopelagicales bacterium:
- the hpt gene encoding hypoxanthine phosphoribosyltransferase, whose amino-acid sequence MEPNDIAGELAEVLIDEATVNRRVRQLAADIAADHTGDSLLFVCVLKGAVMFLADLARAIPESVEMDFMAVSSYGYGTNSSGVVRILKDLDSNIEGRHVILVEDIIDSGLTLNWLLRNLSARNPASLEVCALLRKREALKVDLDVKYLGFDIPNAFVVGYGLDYAEKYRNLRVIGTLPPA is encoded by the coding sequence ATGGAGCCAAACGACATCGCGGGTGAACTCGCGGAAGTCCTCATCGACGAGGCCACCGTGAACCGGCGGGTCCGGCAATTGGCCGCGGACATCGCCGCGGACCATACCGGCGACTCGTTGTTGTTCGTCTGCGTCCTCAAGGGCGCGGTCATGTTCCTGGCCGACCTGGCGCGGGCGATACCGGAATCCGTCGAGATGGATTTCATGGCTGTGTCGTCGTACGGGTACGGGACCAACTCGTCGGGCGTGGTCCGCATCCTGAAAGATCTCGACAGCAACATCGAGGGTCGTCACGTCATCCTCGTCGAGGACATCATCGACTCGGGGCTGACCCTCAACTGGTTGCTGCGCAATCTGTCTGCCAGGAACCCCGCCAGCCTGGAGGTGTGTGCGCTGCTGCGCAAGCGGGAGGCGCTGAAGGTCGACCTCGACGTCAAGTACCTGGGATTCGACATCCCCAACGCCTTCGTCGTCGGGTACGGACTGGACTACGCCGAGAAGTACCGGAATCTGCGAGTGATCGGGACGCTGCCCCCCGCATGA
- a CDS encoding amidohydrolase family protein: MSTVLAPDRIITPHASARWIAVTDGRIEALGTDEPPPGAERVSGTMVPGFVDIHCHGGGGAAFESGDPEQARVAADCHRRHGTTTVIASLVSASTENMARQITALVPLCRAGVIAGIHLEGPWLADRFRGAHDPTQLRDPSPGELETLVAAGEGYVRMVTLAPERPGAIATIRECRANSVVAAIGHTDATYEQTMAAIDAGATVATHLFNAMRRVHHRHPGPIPALTEDPRVTVELIADGVHMAPPLLHLAERAAAGRVALVTDAMAAAGEPDGAYVLGGLAVEVIDGVARLADGGAIAGSTLTLDRAVRLFAEGAGLEVAVAAATATPAQALGLDAGELVVGAPADLVLLDDDLSVARVWSSR, from the coding sequence ATGAGCACGGTCCTGGCGCCTGATCGGATCATCACGCCGCACGCCTCCGCCCGGTGGATCGCCGTCACCGACGGCAGGATCGAGGCGTTGGGAACCGACGAACCGCCTCCCGGAGCCGAGCGCGTGTCCGGCACCATGGTCCCCGGGTTCGTGGACATCCACTGCCATGGCGGCGGGGGCGCCGCCTTCGAATCCGGCGACCCTGAGCAGGCCCGCGTCGCGGCTGACTGCCATCGCCGACATGGCACCACAACTGTGATCGCCTCACTCGTGTCGGCGTCCACCGAGAACATGGCCCGCCAGATCACCGCATTGGTCCCGCTGTGCCGCGCAGGGGTCATCGCTGGGATTCACCTCGAGGGGCCATGGCTCGCCGATCGCTTCCGTGGGGCGCACGACCCGACCCAACTGAGGGATCCCTCGCCGGGCGAGCTGGAGACACTGGTGGCGGCGGGTGAGGGCTATGTCCGGATGGTCACTCTTGCCCCCGAACGCCCAGGGGCCATCGCCACCATTCGGGAATGTCGGGCGAATTCGGTCGTCGCGGCCATCGGCCACACTGACGCCACCTATGAGCAGACCATGGCGGCAATCGACGCCGGCGCGACGGTCGCCACTCACTTGTTCAATGCCATGCGTCGTGTTCATCACCGACATCCCGGTCCCATCCCCGCTTTGACCGAGGATCCTCGGGTCACGGTGGAGTTGATCGCTGACGGAGTACACATGGCACCTCCGCTGCTTCACCTCGCGGAGCGGGCGGCGGCCGGGCGGGTCGCGCTGGTGACAGACGCGATGGCTGCAGCCGGGGAGCCCGACGGCGCCTATGTGCTGGGAGGGCTCGCGGTCGAGGTGATCGACGGGGTCGCCCGACTCGCCGACGGCGGTGCAATCGCGGGTTCGACGCTGACCCTGGATCGGGCGGTACGCCTGTTCGCCGAAGGCGCGGGTCTGGAGGTGGCCGTGGCGGCCGCTACGGCCACGCCGGCTCAGGCGTTGGGACTCGATGCCGGGGAACTGGTTGTCGGCGCCCCGGCGGACTTGGTACTCCTGGACGACGACCTGTCCGTTGCGCGCGTGTGGTCAAGCCGCTGA
- a CDS encoding nitroreductase/quinone reductase family protein: MQYRDVMRWLGHQRWFAWTAARVAPLDAKVIQRTGGKFGLLGNYGLPQCLVTTTGRKSGQKRTVTLLYGELDGDLILVGSNFGQKNHPAWALNLEADPKATVTIKDLPQEMVARMVTDPDERERIWQAMSEIWPAYLAYRGRAGREIKLFALSAA; encoded by the coding sequence ATGCAATACCGGGATGTGATGCGGTGGTTGGGACATCAGCGCTGGTTCGCGTGGACAGCGGCCCGTGTGGCTCCGCTCGATGCCAAGGTGATCCAGAGGACCGGAGGGAAATTCGGATTGCTGGGCAACTACGGACTTCCCCAGTGCCTCGTGACCACCACCGGGCGGAAATCCGGCCAGAAGCGGACCGTCACGTTGCTCTACGGCGAACTCGACGGTGACCTCATCCTGGTCGGGTCGAACTTCGGGCAGAAGAACCACCCGGCGTGGGCACTGAATCTGGAGGCTGACCCGAAGGCAACTGTGACCATCAAGGATCTGCCCCAGGAGATGGTCGCGCGCATGGTGACCGACCCCGACGAGCGCGAGCGGATCTGGCAAGCCATGTCGGAGATCTGGCCTGCCTACCTGGCCTATCGGGGCCGAGCGGGCCGAGAGATCAAGTTGTTCGCCCTGTCAGCGGCTTGA
- a CDS encoding DUF222 domain-containing protein, protein MIEVTRTGPAGLVFPRGPSVVERRWGRQLWVESRPSWTQAGWWDAELSPRVRELLAVPLGEQMMSRLLTLGGEASGECGWVHPVTLPEDRIGVAGSPCACQIVLAAAWQAAASWTTLRADRAVVAAVGSRPVRVALRPGQPQWGSITDPAVEEIVVALRCSPASMRNLIHRVRAVTVLPVLSAAVSEGLLIGWHAGWVAADISHLKRSDRVDVVDALVARLRERHTQGLTTWTFTDVRAWVRRFVARSDPDAGGRRRRCHAGRGVRLRIDGDGQASVIATLPEDTATRIFRRLTAMAHALGAADASLPPDQARSLDHRRADVLTDLILDRPAVAGEPAGEVAVVVDLATLLRAAEHPGRVPGAELVPAEIARQIAADRRWRAWITDPDGTVLATGTRSYRPSAGLARLIRAREPYCRMPGCRNSHTDLDHTVPYPKGPTSGQNLGALCRRHHRMKTHARWRLANDPDGFTWFTPAGITHADRPDPPLRD, encoded by the coding sequence ATGATCGAGGTGACGCGGACGGGGCCGGCGGGCCTGGTGTTCCCGCGCGGCCCGTCGGTGGTGGAGCGGCGGTGGGGTCGGCAGTTGTGGGTCGAGTCGCGGCCGTCGTGGACCCAGGCGGGGTGGTGGGACGCTGAGTTGAGTCCGCGGGTCCGAGAACTCCTCGCCGTTCCGCTCGGGGAGCAAATGATGTCACGGTTACTGACACTGGGCGGCGAGGCGTCGGGGGAGTGCGGTTGGGTCCATCCGGTGACGCTGCCGGAGGACCGCATCGGTGTGGCTGGGTCTCCGTGCGCCTGCCAGATCGTCCTGGCGGCAGCCTGGCAGGCGGCGGCCTCGTGGACGACGTTGCGCGCCGACCGTGCCGTGGTCGCGGCGGTGGGTTCTCGACCGGTGCGGGTGGCGCTCCGGCCGGGACAGCCGCAGTGGGGATCGATCACCGATCCTGCGGTCGAAGAGATTGTGGTGGCCCTCCGGTGCTCACCGGCGAGTATGCGCAATCTGATCCATCGGGTGCGCGCCGTGACTGTCCTTCCCGTGCTGTCGGCCGCTGTGTCCGAAGGACTTCTCATCGGATGGCACGCCGGATGGGTGGCGGCGGACATCAGTCACCTGAAACGAAGCGACCGGGTCGACGTCGTCGACGCTCTGGTCGCTCGGCTCCGCGAACGGCACACTCAAGGCTTGACAACGTGGACCTTCACGGACGTTCGCGCCTGGGTGCGGCGCTTCGTCGCTCGGTCGGACCCGGATGCCGGCGGTCGTCGGCGCCGCTGTCACGCCGGGCGAGGAGTCCGACTGCGCATCGATGGTGACGGGCAGGCGAGTGTCATCGCCACACTTCCCGAGGACACCGCCACCCGCATATTCCGGCGCCTGACGGCCATGGCTCATGCGCTGGGCGCTGCAGACGCCTCACTTCCGCCCGATCAGGCGCGCAGCCTCGACCACCGGCGCGCGGATGTGTTGACCGATCTCATCCTCGACCGCCCTGCGGTCGCCGGCGAACCCGCCGGCGAGGTGGCGGTCGTCGTGGACCTGGCGACCCTGCTACGGGCTGCCGAGCATCCCGGCCGGGTACCGGGAGCCGAGCTCGTCCCCGCGGAGATCGCCCGCCAGATCGCGGCCGATCGCCGCTGGCGGGCCTGGATAACCGACCCGGACGGCACGGTGCTTGCCACAGGTACCCGGAGTTACCGCCCCTCGGCGGGGCTGGCCAGGTTGATCCGGGCTCGCGAGCCGTACTGCCGGATGCCCGGATGTCGCAACTCACACACCGATCTCGATCACACAGTCCCCTATCCGAAAGGTCCAACCAGCGGTCAGAATCTCGGGGCGCTGTGCCGACGGCACCATCGCATGAAGACACACGCCCGATGGCGACTGGCCAACGATCCGGACGGCTTCACGTGGTTCACACCGGCCGGGATCACCCATGCCGACCGTCCCGACCCACCGCTGCGCGACTGA
- a CDS encoding ATP-dependent Clp protease ATP-binding subunit — protein MFERFTDRARRVVVLAQEEARMLNHNYIGTEHILLGLIHEGEGVAAKALESLGISLEAVRSQVEEIIGQGQQAPSGHIPFTPRAKKVLELSLREALQLGHNYIGTEHILLGLIREGEGVAAQVLVKLGADLSRVRQQVIQLLSGYQGKEPATAGGPQEGTPSGSLVLDQFGRNLTQAAREGALDPVIGRDKEIERVMQVLSRRTKNNPVLIGEPGVGKTAVVESLAQKIIVGDVPDTLRDKQLYTLDLGALVAGSRYRGDFEERLKKVLKEIRTRGDIILFIDEMHTLVGAGAAEGAIDAASILKPMLARGELQTIGATTLDEYRKYVEKDAALERRFAPIQVPAPDVDMTVAILRGLRDRYESHHKVTITDEALAAAARLSDRYISDRQLPDKAIDLIDEAGSRLRIRRMTAPPDLREFDDRIADVRKQKESAIDAQDFEAAANLRDKEKQLIAEKAQREREWKAGDMDVVAEVDEKLIAEVLALMTGIPVTDLSEDDTARLLRMEEELHRRVIGQEQAIKALSKSIRRTRAGLKDPKRPSGSFIFAGPSGVGKTELSKTLAEFLFGDEDSLIALDMSEYSEKHTASRLFGSPPGYVGYEEGGQLTEKVRRKPFSVVLFDEIEKAHPDIFNSLLQVLEEGRLTDAQGRAVDFKNTVIIMTTNLGSRDVSKSLGFAPSDDDVGAYERMRGKVQTELKQHFRPEFLNRIDDTIVFHQLTRREIVAIVDLMAARLDERLAERDMSVEFTTPAKELLAERGYDPVLGARPLRRTIQREIEDSLSEKILFGEIHPHSLIVVDVEGEGDDAIFTFTPQPKVELPDSPPVETVEPE, from the coding sequence ATGTTCGAACGCTTTACCGACCGTGCCCGGCGGGTTGTGGTGCTGGCCCAAGAAGAGGCCCGCATGCTGAATCACAACTACATCGGCACGGAGCACATCCTGCTGGGTCTGATCCATGAAGGCGAAGGCGTCGCGGCCAAGGCGCTGGAGAGTCTGGGCATCTCACTCGAGGCCGTTCGCTCTCAGGTCGAGGAGATCATCGGACAGGGTCAGCAGGCTCCCTCCGGACACATCCCTTTCACCCCACGTGCCAAGAAGGTGCTGGAGCTGTCTCTGCGCGAAGCTCTGCAACTCGGCCACAACTACATCGGCACGGAACACATCCTGTTGGGATTGATCCGCGAGGGCGAGGGCGTCGCCGCACAAGTCCTGGTCAAGTTGGGCGCGGATTTGAGCCGGGTGCGCCAGCAGGTCATCCAACTGCTCTCCGGCTATCAGGGTAAGGAGCCCGCTACGGCCGGAGGTCCGCAGGAAGGAACCCCCTCGGGCTCACTCGTACTGGATCAGTTCGGGCGCAATCTCACGCAAGCCGCGCGAGAGGGGGCTTTGGACCCGGTCATCGGTCGGGACAAGGAGATCGAGCGCGTCATGCAGGTGCTGTCCCGCCGCACCAAGAACAATCCCGTGCTGATCGGCGAGCCCGGGGTCGGCAAGACAGCGGTGGTGGAGTCACTGGCGCAGAAGATCATCGTGGGCGACGTCCCGGACACTCTGCGCGACAAGCAGCTGTACACGCTGGATCTCGGCGCGTTGGTCGCCGGCAGCCGGTATCGCGGCGACTTCGAGGAACGCCTGAAAAAGGTCCTCAAGGAGATCCGAACCCGCGGCGACATCATCTTGTTCATCGACGAGATGCACACGCTCGTCGGGGCGGGTGCCGCCGAAGGCGCTATCGACGCCGCCAGCATCCTCAAGCCCATGCTTGCTCGGGGTGAACTGCAGACCATCGGGGCCACCACCCTCGACGAATACCGCAAGTACGTCGAGAAGGACGCGGCACTCGAACGCCGCTTCGCTCCGATCCAGGTGCCCGCACCCGACGTCGATATGACGGTCGCGATCCTGCGAGGATTGCGCGACCGCTACGAGAGCCACCACAAAGTCACGATCACCGATGAGGCCCTCGCAGCCGCAGCGCGCTTGTCCGACCGCTACATCAGTGATCGTCAGCTTCCGGACAAGGCGATCGACCTGATCGACGAAGCGGGTTCGCGTCTGCGGATCCGGCGCATGACCGCCCCTCCGGATCTGCGGGAGTTCGACGATCGCATCGCGGACGTGCGCAAACAGAAGGAATCCGCCATTGATGCCCAAGACTTCGAGGCCGCGGCGAACCTGCGTGACAAGGAGAAGCAGCTGATCGCCGAGAAGGCGCAGCGCGAGCGCGAGTGGAAAGCCGGCGACATGGACGTCGTCGCTGAAGTCGATGAGAAGCTCATCGCCGAAGTCCTCGCGCTCATGACCGGTATCCCCGTCACCGACCTGTCCGAGGACGACACCGCCCGCCTGTTGCGGATGGAAGAAGAACTCCACCGCCGCGTCATCGGTCAGGAGCAGGCGATCAAGGCCTTGTCCAAGTCCATCCGCCGCACCCGAGCGGGCTTGAAGGACCCGAAGCGGCCCTCCGGGTCGTTCATCTTCGCGGGACCCTCCGGGGTCGGCAAGACCGAACTGTCCAAAACCCTGGCCGAGTTCTTGTTCGGCGACGAAGACAGCCTCATCGCGCTGGACATGTCCGAGTACTCCGAGAAGCACACGGCCTCGCGTCTGTTCGGATCACCTCCGGGTTACGTCGGATACGAAGAAGGGGGCCAACTCACCGAGAAGGTGCGCCGCAAGCCCTTCTCCGTGGTGTTGTTCGACGAGATCGAGAAGGCTCACCCCGACATCTTCAACTCCTTGTTGCAGGTGCTTGAAGAGGGTCGCCTGACGGATGCTCAGGGTCGTGCGGTGGACTTCAAGAACACTGTGATCATCATGACCACCAACCTGGGCAGCCGCGATGTCTCCAAGTCCCTCGGCTTCGCGCCGTCGGACGACGACGTCGGCGCCTACGAGCGGATGCGCGGCAAGGTGCAGACCGAGTTGAAGCAGCATTTCCGCCCGGAGTTCCTCAACCGCATCGACGACACGATCGTGTTCCACCAACTCACTCGCCGGGAGATCGTCGCGATCGTCGATCTGATGGCGGCACGGTTGGACGAACGCCTGGCGGAGCGCGACATGAGCGTCGAGTTCACCACTCCCGCCAAGGAACTGCTCGCTGAACGCGGGTATGACCCCGTCCTGGGCGCGCGGCCCCTGCGCCGCACGATCCAGCGGGAGATTGAAGACTCCCTGAGCGAGAAGATCCTCTTCGGCGAGATCCACCCGCACAGCCTGATTGTGGTCGACGTCGAGGGGGAGGGCGACGATGCGATCTTCACGTTCACGCCGCAGCCCAAGGTCGAACTGCCCGACTCGCCACCGGTGGAGACCGTAGAACCCGAGTGA
- a CDS encoding A/G-specific adenine glycosylase, with translation MLVSEVMLQQTPVLRVIPAFTSWLQRWPDPAGLAADPPGEAVRMWGRLGYPRRALRLHAAAIAVVADHDGRLPDSHSELVALPGIGDYTASAVLAFAFKRRIAVLDTNVRRVLGRFLDGRALPRSSAPSRAERDRLSAMLPSDPAAAARVSEAIMELGATVCLARTPRCEHCPVRSGCRWYAAGRPQNQHPVARQARFEGSDRQVRGLILALLRESDHPLPSAEIDGLWPDSHQLSRARDSLLADGLIVRAGSCFSLPLGQDAAR, from the coding sequence GTGCTCGTCAGTGAGGTCATGCTGCAGCAGACTCCGGTGCTACGAGTCATCCCGGCCTTCACCTCGTGGCTGCAGCGCTGGCCAGACCCCGCGGGTCTGGCGGCGGACCCACCCGGCGAAGCCGTGCGGATGTGGGGCCGACTCGGATACCCCCGGCGCGCCCTGCGTCTTCATGCGGCGGCGATCGCAGTGGTCGCCGACCATGACGGTCGCTTGCCGGATAGCCACAGTGAACTCGTCGCTCTTCCCGGAATTGGGGACTACACGGCTTCTGCTGTTCTCGCGTTCGCCTTCAAGCGTCGGATCGCCGTTCTCGACACCAATGTGCGTCGGGTCCTCGGTCGGTTCCTGGACGGACGGGCACTTCCTCGATCGTCAGCCCCAAGTCGTGCCGAGCGCGACCGGCTGTCCGCGATGCTGCCGTCCGATCCCGCGGCGGCAGCCAGGGTGAGCGAGGCGATCATGGAACTGGGGGCAACGGTCTGCCTGGCTCGCACCCCCCGGTGTGAACACTGTCCTGTGCGGTCAGGGTGTCGCTGGTATGCAGCCGGTCGGCCACAGAACCAACACCCGGTGGCCAGGCAAGCCCGGTTCGAGGGCAGCGACCGGCAGGTCCGCGGCTTGATCCTCGCCCTGCTGCGGGAGTCGGACCACCCGCTGCCGAGCGCGGAGATCGACGGACTGTGGCCGGATTCCCACCAGTTGTCCCGGGCGCGGGATTCGCTGCTGGCGGACGGGCTCATCGTTCGCGCCGGGTCTTGCTTCTCGCTGCCGCTGGGGCAGGATGCGGCCAGATAG
- a CDS encoding SDR family oxidoreductase, translating to MDSQRHVGRTALVTGAGSGIGRATVLELLAEGAVVIGVDLSDTGFADLRHEAGAAADRLEIRQVDVTSAGEVGALVADHERIDVLVNNAGVMDHFLPVGEVDDATWDAVLAVNLTSVMRLTRAVLPVMEGNGGGAIVTVASKGALSAGASGVAYAASKHGVIGVVKHTAWFYGPRGIRSNAVCPGAVATGIGASAMPRSEWVMARAQLAMASMGEIAEPASIASVISWLASDEAGNVNGAVVTADGGWDAA from the coding sequence GTGGACAGTCAGCGTCATGTCGGACGGACCGCGCTGGTGACCGGGGCCGGGTCGGGCATCGGCCGGGCCACGGTCCTCGAGTTGCTCGCGGAGGGGGCGGTCGTAATCGGTGTGGACCTCTCCGACACCGGGTTCGCGGATCTTCGGCACGAGGCGGGGGCCGCGGCGGACCGACTCGAGATCCGGCAGGTGGATGTGACGTCGGCCGGCGAAGTGGGAGCCCTGGTGGCGGACCACGAACGCATCGACGTTCTGGTCAACAACGCCGGGGTGATGGATCACTTCCTGCCTGTCGGCGAGGTCGATGATGCGACCTGGGATGCGGTCCTGGCGGTCAACCTCACCAGTGTCATGCGCCTGACTCGGGCGGTCCTTCCGGTCATGGAGGGCAACGGGGGCGGTGCCATCGTCACCGTTGCCAGCAAGGGAGCCCTGTCCGCCGGGGCGTCAGGGGTGGCGTACGCAGCGTCCAAGCACGGGGTGATCGGCGTGGTGAAGCACACCGCGTGGTTCTACGGTCCTCGGGGAATCCGGTCGAATGCCGTGTGCCCCGGTGCGGTGGCCACCGGGATCGGCGCTTCGGCCATGCCTCGCAGCGAGTGGGTCATGGCCCGGGCTCAGCTCGCGATGGCGAGCATGGGGGAGATCGCCGAACCCGCGAGCATCGCAAGTGTCATCTCCTGGTTGGCATCAGATGAGGCGGGCAACGTCAACGGTGCGGTCGTGACGGCCGATGGCGGCTGGGACGCCGCTTGA
- a CDS encoding phage tail tip lysozyme: MRRTGFVRVLITATAAFAVTVSMAAGVPAGAGKKPKTPSVCAATTTTPGAKSRALYVWKRLRNAGFSPAASAGVLGYLDHVSGVSPIAFATSGQRIGLAQWPRDRWKSYTAALEAKGNNRWSMKHQVTHLMDEMTATWRESRAKKFKALTAADKAARVFARQFDPASEDAATAKVNAPIKAGQWLERFSARELPSSDDRPTYGHRIKCTPPDVTMTRCPVVPQSFKSYFRRATGFNWDDMSDNAKRMSRCAYINFPHIITHGTYNGHMPDWQHAIDFMMPAGCENSDSGSRTTSEEDLRVGTRLTRYLIDNARRFNLDYLIWQDHVRSPGYRDEEVSWTPIANWRQDGYNNGDCTNTHFDHVHVSVDQELLAAGVDPDYLAAITGEEVPPVKGLTAE, from the coding sequence ATGCGCAGAACCGGGTTCGTACGAGTCTTGATCACCGCTACCGCAGCGTTCGCTGTGACCGTATCGATGGCGGCTGGGGTCCCGGCGGGCGCCGGAAAGAAGCCGAAAACGCCCTCGGTGTGTGCGGCGACGACGACCACGCCTGGGGCGAAGAGTCGGGCACTGTACGTGTGGAAGCGACTGCGCAACGCCGGGTTCTCGCCGGCAGCGAGTGCCGGCGTCCTGGGGTACCTCGACCACGTCTCCGGGGTCAGCCCTATCGCTTTTGCGACGTCCGGGCAGCGTATCGGCCTGGCGCAGTGGCCCCGCGATCGTTGGAAGTCCTACACCGCCGCACTAGAGGCCAAGGGCAACAACCGCTGGAGCATGAAGCACCAGGTGACTCACCTGATGGACGAGATGACCGCGACCTGGCGCGAGTCGCGCGCCAAGAAGTTCAAGGCCCTCACAGCTGCGGACAAGGCCGCCCGCGTGTTCGCGCGCCAGTTCGATCCCGCCTCGGAGGACGCCGCCACCGCCAAGGTGAACGCGCCGATCAAGGCCGGCCAGTGGCTGGAGCGGTTCAGCGCCAGGGAACTGCCTTCCAGCGACGACCGCCCGACGTACGGCCATCGCATCAAGTGCACCCCTCCGGACGTCACGATGACCCGATGCCCCGTGGTGCCGCAGTCGTTCAAGTCCTACTTCCGCCGCGCAACTGGCTTCAACTGGGATGACATGAGCGACAACGCCAAGCGGATGTCCCGGTGTGCGTACATCAACTTCCCGCACATCATCACGCATGGCACCTACAACGGCCACATGCCGGACTGGCAGCACGCCATCGACTTCATGATGCCCGCGGGCTGCGAGAACTCGGACTCGGGTTCACGCACCACGAGCGAGGAGGACCTGCGGGTCGGCACGCGGCTCACGCGGTACCTCATCGACAACGCGAGAAGGTTCAACCTCGACTACCTGATCTGGCAGGACCATGTCCGCAGCCCCGGATACCGCGACGAGGAAGTTTCCTGGACGCCGATCGCGAACTGGCGCCAGGACGGCTACAACAATGGCGACTGCACCAACACCCACTTCGACCATGTGCACGTCAGTGTGGACCAGGAACTGTTGGCAGCTGGCGTGGATCCCGACTACCTGGCCGCGATCACCGGCGAGGAAGTCCCGCCGGTGAAAGGACTCACTGCAGAGTGA
- the radA gene encoding DNA repair protein RadA produces MAKSPTSTFVCSKCHSSSVRWVGRCPRCQEFGTMVEHQSERLPLTGTKTKRGSGGAPTRPAQPITTVTAQRTPRIHSGAGEFDRVLGGGLVAGQVVLVAGEPGVGKSTLLLDVAHRFAERFADAIVLYISGEESAEQIGVRAERIGAGNERLLVADETDLGAVLGHIEHHNPQLIVVDSVQTLASPEIDGRAGGISQVSEVAAVLTRQAKARGVPTLLVGQSTRENSIAGPRALEHLVDTVLTFEGEPHTQVRLLRAVKNRYGPADEVVCYEQTDGGLSELADPSQLFRSVREVPVAGTCATVTLEGRRPISAEIQSLLSPRAPDQDSGRRIVAGLDSSRVSMLAALTQREGEVGFGRSDLYVATVAGLRITDPTADLATCLAIFSAATGTVVPTDLVALGEVALSGDLRPCHSMAQRLNEAARLGYTTALVPDSTDATGTPIATIPLRRLEHAMAALGTNSRISDTFGGFWDEIKR; encoded by the coding sequence GTGGCCAAGTCCCCCACCAGCACCTTCGTGTGTTCGAAGTGTCATTCCTCCAGCGTGCGGTGGGTGGGGCGCTGCCCACGGTGTCAGGAGTTCGGCACCATGGTCGAACATCAGTCGGAACGCCTGCCTCTGACCGGGACCAAGACCAAGCGGGGCAGCGGGGGTGCACCCACTCGCCCGGCGCAACCGATTACCACCGTCACCGCACAGCGAACACCGCGAATCCACAGCGGTGCTGGTGAGTTCGACCGCGTACTCGGGGGCGGACTGGTCGCGGGGCAAGTCGTCCTGGTCGCGGGCGAACCGGGGGTCGGCAAGTCCACGCTCCTGCTCGACGTCGCTCATCGTTTCGCCGAGCGATTCGCTGACGCGATTGTGCTGTACATCTCCGGCGAGGAATCCGCCGAGCAGATCGGCGTGCGTGCCGAACGGATCGGGGCGGGCAATGAGCGCCTCCTTGTCGCCGATGAGACCGACCTCGGCGCAGTCTTAGGTCACATCGAGCATCACAATCCTCAACTGATCGTCGTCGACTCGGTCCAGACCCTCGCGTCTCCTGAGATCGATGGGCGGGCCGGAGGTATCTCTCAGGTGAGCGAGGTCGCGGCGGTCCTCACCCGTCAGGCGAAAGCACGGGGGGTGCCGACGTTGCTCGTGGGGCAGAGCACGCGCGAGAACTCCATCGCCGGTCCCCGGGCCCTGGAGCATCTGGTCGACACGGTTCTGACATTCGAAGGCGAACCACACACTCAGGTACGCCTCCTGCGCGCCGTCAAGAACCGCTACGGACCAGCCGACGAGGTTGTCTGTTACGAGCAGACGGATGGAGGCCTGTCAGAGCTCGCCGACCCCTCCCAATTGTTCCGCTCGGTGCGTGAGGTCCCGGTCGCGGGAACTTGCGCCACGGTCACTCTCGAGGGCCGCCGACCGATCTCCGCGGAGATTCAGTCGCTGCTCTCCCCCCGGGCCCCCGATCAGGACAGCGGTCGACGCATCGTCGCTGGGCTGGATTCGTCGCGGGTGAGCATGCTGGCGGCCCTGACCCAGAGAGAGGGCGAGGTGGGATTCGGCCGGTCCGATCTCTACGTCGCCACCGTCGCGGGCCTGCGGATCACCGATCCCACCGCTGACCTGGCGACGTGCCTCGCCATTTTCTCTGCGGCTACGGGCACCGTCGTGCCCACGGACCTCGTCGCGTTGGGAGAGGTCGCCCTGTCCGGTGACCTGAGACCGTGTCACTCGATGGCGCAGCGGCTCAACGAGGCGGCCCGCTTGGGGTACACCACCGCACTCGTGCCCGATTCGACTGACGCGACCGGCACGCCGATAGCCACGATCCCGTTGCGGCGCCTGGAACACGCCATGGCCGCACTCGGGACGAATAGCCGCATATCGGACACATTTGGGGGGTTTTGGGACGAAATCAAGCGGTAA